AGCTCGGCCGGGGGGAGTTCGGTGGGTTCCATGCGGGCTCCTTAGATCAGGTTCTGGCGGCACAGCGCGTCGGCGATGGCGGCGTCGGCGCCGGGGCGAAGCTGCAGCTCGTCGGGGTTGTCGGCCAGGGTCTCCAGGTAGCCCTTGCGGCGCAGCGCATCGAGCTCGGCGCGGGCGCTCTCCTGGCTGAGCCCCACGATCAGGTGGGCCTGATGCGGGCTTAAGCTGCCGTGGAGGGTGATTGCGGCCAGGAGCAGACGTTGCTCAAGGCTCAGCGCATCAAGCACCGGCAGGGGTGCGCCGCAAAGTGGTGAGACGAGCAGGCGCGCGTCGTCGCCGGGGTCGGGGCGCACCGCGCGCAGCCACCACAGGAGCGCGGCGCGCGGGTTATGGCGAGCGTGGGCGGCCAGCGCTTCAAAAAACTCGCGCTGCACAAGCTCCGGGGCGGGCGTGCGGAGTTGCAGGCGCGCCAGACGCTCCAGGCGGCCGCGGGGCTGAGGCTCGAAGCTCAGCCCGAAGCCGCTGACGCGGTGGCGGGCCAGGATCATCGCTTCCAGCCAGGCCCCGTCTGCCGGCGGCAGGCTCACGGTGGTGGTGACCACGCGGTCGAGGTTGAGGTGGGACGCGGCGAAGTCGGCGCTGGCCTCATCCATGAGCAACACCCAGAAGATCGTCTGAGCGCTGTCGGCCACGAGGTTGAAGAAGCGCTCGGTGAGGGCGACGCCGACCTCGGTGCGAAGCACCAGGCGCTGGGCGTCTTCGACGACGATGACACGCCGGCGCAGCTCGCCACGCTGCAGGTACTGGCGAAGATCATCGAAGGAGCGGGTGGCGGCGCCCTGGATGCCGAGCCCTTCGACGATGGCGCGGCTGAGCGCGGGCTCCTCGCGGGCGACCGAGCTTAAGCTCAGCGTGACAACGCTCTCTTCGCGAAGATCCGGGACGACGCCGTAGATGCGGGCCGGCACGAGGTGGCGGGCCAGGGTGCGTTTGCCGCTGCCGCGGGGCCCGCGGATCAGCGCAACTTCTTCGGCGCCGGTGGCCCAGCGGCGCGCGCTGGCCAGGAGCTGCTCCTCGACGCCGCGCTCGCGATAGAAGTCGGGGATGTCCAGCGGGCTGGGCACGAAGAGACGCCGATAGACCGATGGAGCGCGGGAGTGCGCCACGGGCTCATCGGCCAGCAGGGCGCGGCGGCGGGCGGCATCATCGGCGGGCAAGGTCGAGGCGCCCAGCAGGGTGCGAAGCTCCTCGCCAAGCTCATCCGACCATCGCGCTGCGCGGGCGCGCGCGGCGCCCAGGTGGCGCGCGAGGGGCTCCAGGAGCTCCCCGGCCAGAGATTCGCCGCGCGCCACAAAGGATGCGGCGCCCTGGCGCGCGAGCTCGCGCTGAAGTTCGCCCAGGCGGCGCTCCTCGATGGGTTCAAAGGCGCGGGTCATGAGGCGATCCCACTCGCTGATGAGCCAGGCGACGAGCTCCTCTTCATCGCGGCTGATGCGCTCGCGCAGGCTGGTCAGCGCGCGCAGCGCGCGCTCAATGCCCTGCACGCCGGCGCCCTCCTCACCGCCGGCGAGGTCCGCCGGGACCGGGGCGCCCTCGCCCTCCTCGCCATTCCCTGGCGAGCGGGTGCGCTGGCGTCGGGCGGTGACCAGGTGAAACTCCAGCAGCTGCTCGATGGCGCCGAGCAGGGTGTGGCGCTCCTCCTGACGGGTGGCGGCGCGTTCGTTGAAGTCGACCACGCGCAGCGCGAGCTCGCGGCTGACCTGGGAGCTGACCCAGCGGCGCAGCGGCAGCTCGTAGTGCTGAGCGCCGGCCACGATGGCTCGCCGGGGGTCGGCGCTGAGCACGGCGATGGTGGCCGGGAGCTGTTCGACGCGGGCCTCGACAAGTTCGAGAAGTTGGCGTGTGTAGCGGCCCTGACGCACGCGGGCCAACCGGAGCTCCTGGGCGCGCCGGGCGCGAAGGAGGAGCGGTCGGAGCTCGGAGGTATACGCCAGCTCCCAGTCGAGCGGGGCGCGGCGGGCGCGATCGTGGAGCTCTTCGAGCTGCTGCTCCAGCGCCTCCAGAGGCTCCATGCCCGCGCCCAGGGTCTGGCGGGCGGCGCGCTCGGCGGCCAGGCGCGTGCCCTGGGACCACTGCACAAACTCCGAGACCTGATGATCGAGTTTCAACCACCCGCGGTAGCCCTCGATGATCTGGTGCTGGCGGGCCAGGCGATCTCCGAGTTGGCTTGAAGCGCGGCGCGCCGATGCAAATCGCGATGAGGGGCGGTAGACGAGCGCGGGCAGCTGGCTTGTGCCCGCCAGCGCCACGCCGCGCACAAAGGCGTGGTAGCTCTGCTCCAGGCTCTGGCCGTAGCCCTTTAAACCCACCTCGGCGCTGCGGCGGGTCTGGTGCGCGAGCTCCGCGTGGCTCTCGGAGAAGTCCGCATAGAATGCGGCGATCCGGGCCTCGACCGACGCGGCGTTTGGAGACGTTTCGTCGGCGGGCGAGCCCGACACTGGGTCCGGTTCGGCCGGGGGATTCGATGCGTCGCGCTCGGTGGCAGACGCCTCGGCCAGCGACTCCAGAAAACGGTCGACCTCGCGAAGATGCTGCCACAACGCGCGCCACAGCTCCTCGTACTGGGCAGCTACCGGCGGGGTGACGCGCAAGAGCTGCACGGGCAGGGAGAGCTCCATATGGTAGCTCCACAGCCGGCCCACGGGCACATTGCGGTAGCCCGCGCCCAGCACCCGACGGCGCACTCGCCGCCCCCACTTGAGCGCGCGAAGCCAGGGGGCGTCGGAGGGCTCGACCTGCTCCAGGGCCGGCTCGCGTTCGATGCGGTAGAGGGTTTGTTTGTCTTCCATGGCGCGCACCGCGCTCAGGAAGGCCTCCACCGAGGCCGGCGTCAGGGGGGCACCCTCCAGCTGCAGCAGTCGCTCGTAGACCTGACCCACCTGCGCCAGGTAGGTGCGCTGCACCCCGCGCAGCGCTTCCAGGCGCGGGCCGGCCTCGGGCGGCGGGGTCTGCTGGCGCATCTCGGCATCCCACTCGCGCAGCCCCTTGATGAGCTCGTCGACCACCGACTCCAGCTCGATGAGAGCGTCGATGATGCCGTCGCGTCGCAGGCGGATGGGCTGTTGAAAGGTCTGCTCGGCCTGATCGATGAGCGCGCTGCGCAGATCTTCGATATGGCCGCGCAGCCAGGCGTCGTCGAAGCGCGGTGCTTCAAGGCGTTGCCCGAGGTCGGTGGGTTCGAGAAGTTCAAACTCCTCAAGGCCCAACACCCGCTCATCGCGGCGCTCGTGGGAGGCGCGGCGGGCCTCTCCGGAGCGCTCCAGGCCAGTCTTCAAGAAGATCGGGCCCAGGCTCAAGTAGACGATCACCGTGGCCATCACCACGCTCTGAAACGCCGGTCCCCACGCCGGGAAGTTCACCGCGACGACGCCGGCGAGCACCAGCACCACGGCGTCCTGCGCGATGAAGGCGGTGGGCAGATAATGCAGGCTCTGGCGGGTATCGACCGCCCGCGCGCAGACCCGGCGCGTGGCGAAGTAGAGCGCGCCCAGGCGCACCACCACCAGCACGAGGATCAGCGGCACATAGGCCGGCGCAGCCCGAAGATCGAGACCGGCGGCGACCGTGGCGAAGTAGATCACAAAGACCGGCAGCGCGACCTGCTCCAGGGCGCGCACAAGCTCGCGACCACGCAGCGTGGCGTTTTGCACGAAGAAGCCCGCGACCAGAAAGATCAGCGTCGGCTCGGCGGCGACCCGCAGCGCGCTCAGGTACGCCAGCACCCCGCTGGCGAGCACCATCAACAAGAGGTAGGAGCGCACCCAGCGGGCGTAGGCGGCGATCGCAACGCCCAGCGCGAGGCCCAGGCCCAGCGAGAGGGCGAGCTCGGTGAGCAACGCCGGCACCATGCCCGCGAGCGAGCCGCCGGTGACGGGATCGGGGCTGGCGAGCAGGGTGGCGCCGGCCATCAGCGCGGCAAAGAACCCGAAGATCAAAAACTCACCGGCCACCACCACGCTCAGCGCCGCGGTGGCCAGCGGCCCCCGGGCGCGGAGCTCCTGAATCAACGCGACGGTGATGGTCGGGCTAAGCCCGAAGGCCAGCACCCCAAAGAAGAGCGCGATGATGAGCTGCTGCGAAAGAGGCTCGGAGGCGAAGATGGCCAGGTGCGCGGGGAAGATGCGGGTGGTGAGCATCACCGCGATCACCGTGGTGGGGATCACCGCCAGCGCGATCGCCAGGGTAATCCGGGCCACCAGCCGGGCCTGCTCCCGAAGATCGGCCAGGCGCAACTTCGCGCCGGCGAGCATCCCGATGAGCGCCACCACCAGGAGCTGCACCACGGCGAGCTCATCGATGAGGCGCGAGGAGATGATCGCCAGGGGGTAGGCGTCGGGCATCAGGCTGGAGAAGCTCGGTCCGAGGAGCACCCCGGCGCCGATGTAGCCGAGCAGCGAGGGGAGCCCCACCCGACGAAACGCCTCACCGGTGGCAAACGCCACAAGCACCATAAGCCCGACGGCGACCAGCCCGTCGCCGGCCATGGCAGCGGTGGCGCCCGGCCAGACCAGCTGAGCCAGGGTGAGCAGCGCGAGCACAATGGTAAGGGTCAGAAACTCTCGCATCAGCGCCCCTCCTGCCAGCTTCCCCAGGGGGAGTGCGAGCGACGCTCGGCGTCGACCTCGGAGATATCAATGAGCCAGCCGCGCAAAAACACCCAGGCCAGCAAGTCGGCCAGAAAGAGCGCGAGCACAAGCGCCGAGATCATCGGGGCAACGGCGGGCTCGGCGGGCAAGGCGTGGATCAGGTCGATGACGATGGCCGCGCCCAGCGCGCCCGGCGCCCAGAGCGCGCGGTGAGTGCCCGGCTCGGGGCGAAGTCCGCGCAGCCTGGGGCGATACGCCACCTCCCCGAGCATGCGGCCCACATAACGTAGCAGCACAAAACTCGCCGCGGCGCCCCAGACCCAGGCAGAGCTTCCGCCGGCCCATAACGTGCCGGCAAAAAAGAGGGTGAGCACGTAGAGGGGGGCACTCATCGTATCGAGAACTTTTGTCAGCCGCAGCGATTCGGAGCTCATCGCGGCCATAATGACGCCGGCGATCACGTTGACCAGGACCACCGAGAGGTTGGCCGCCCAGGCCACTGCGCTGAGGGTGACGCCAACGCCGAGCGCGATCGAGATCATGCGATCATCGTCGGGGCGCCCCTGCAGGAGTGCGCCGGCCAGACCCCCGGCAAGCCCTCCCAGGCCCAGATGCATGGCGAGGCCGATCAGCGGGGTGGCGTTCTGCGGGAGGCCCGCGACGGGGGCCTGGCGCCACGTGAAAAAGACCAGCAGCCCGAGCAAAGCTGCCGGCATGCACACCCGGGTCAGCCGTGCGGCGCGCGAGGCCGCCGCGGCGTTGACCCCCAGCGAGGAGGTGAGGCGTTGGAGTTGGTCGTCGTCGGCGGTGAGCGCCAGCACGCCCAGGGCGGCCAGCGCCGGCCACCAGGCGTCGACGATCTGCGGGGGCGCGCTCCAGCGCAGGAGCGCCATGGGCAGCGCGATCATCACCAGCGCTCCCACCGCGGAGATGACCGCGCCCAGCTTGAGATCCGCCCCGCCGACCTCGCGAAGCTCGGCCGGGCTTAAGCGAAGCCCCGCCGAGAGCGCCACTGCCCCCACGGTGAGCGCCATCATCGGTTCGAGTACCGGGAGGGCCACGTCACGGAGCAGCCCGCCCACGGGCACCAGGAGCGCCCCCAGGGCCACATAATGCGCGCCGGTGACCACGCCGCTTCGACGTCCGAGGAGCCCTGGCGAGAGGTAGGCCAGAAGCGTGGCGCAGGCCACAAACCCCAGGCCCACCAGCACCTGGAGGGTCGAGCCCCTGGCGAGCACCATCGCTGCGCCGGCGTCGGCGGCGTGCGCGGCTTCCACCCACGCCATCATTATGAGCACGCTCATCAAAACGGCCGTGCTCTTCCATCGCTTCGACATAGCATCCTTTCGCGGCGGGGGAGTCGCCGCAGTGCCGCGCGATCCTCGCCAGAACCATTCATCATCTGTGCCGGGTGGCGCCGGCGGAACTAAAAGGCCCGGCGCCGCCGCTTATGTTCCTTATCTCGAAAGCCGGCCGGCGATGCACTTCTTGATTGACCCCAGACCTGAAAAAACGGCCCAATACCGGCGCGACGCGTCCCCGGGTAAGGCCTGGCGAGCGCGCTCGACGTGAGGTCTGCGTCTCTACGATCTGCCCCGGATGCCCCTGAGGATGATGTCATGAACGATCTTCTCCACCACTTTGAGACCCCCTTTACCGATCCGGTGCTGATCTTTGCGGTGGTCATGCTGATGCTGCTGGTGGCGCCGCTGGCGGTGAGAAAGATGCGGCTTCCGGAGATCATCGGACTCTTGATGGCCGGGGTCATCGCCGGGCCCAACGCCCTGGGGCTCCTGGAGCGCGACGCCACCTTCCAGCTCCTGGGCACGGTGGGTCTGCTCTACATTATGTTCACCGCCGGGCTGGAGATCGATCTTAATCGCTTTGCGAAGTATCGAAACCACAGCCTGGTCTTCGGGGTGCTGACCTTTCTGGTGCCGCAGACGATCGGGACGCTGGCCGGGATGTATATTCTGGGGCTGGAGTTCATGGTGGCGATTCTGCTGGCGAGTATGTTCGCCTCGCACACGCTGTTGGCCTACCCGGTGACAAGCCGGCTGGGGGTGAGCAAATCCAACGCGGTCACAGCCACGGTGGGGGGCACGGTGATCACCGACACCGCCGCGCTTCTGGTGCTGGCGGTGGTGATGGGATCGACGCGCGGATCACTGGATATGAACTTCTGGCTGACCCTGGTGATCGGCCTTGGCATCTACGTGGCGCTGGTCTTCTGGAGCATCCCGAGGGTGGGACGCTGGTTCTTTCGCAAGGTGGGCAGTGAGGGGGTCGTCGAGTACGTCTTTGTGTTGGCGGTGGTGTTTCTGGCGGCCTTTCTGGCGGAGCTTGCCGGGGTGGAGGCCATCATCGGGGCGTTTATGGCAGGGCTTGCGCTCAACCGGCTCATCCCCGAGTCTAGCACGCTGATGAACCGCATTGAGTTTGTAGGAAACGCCCTCTTCATTCCCTTCTTTTTGATCTCGGTGGGGATGCTGGTGGACGTGCGGGTGCTCTTCAGCGGGGCGGACGCCCTCATCGTCGCCGCGACCATGGTTGGTGCCGCGCTCTTCTCCAAATGGCTCGCCGCGCTGCTCACGCAGAAGCTGCTCGGCTACAGCCGCGATGAGGCGATGGTGATCTTCGGGCTCTCGGCGGCCCAGGCCGCTGCGACGCTGGCGGTGGTGCTGGTGGCCTTTGATGTGGGGCTTTTTGATGAGGCGGTGCTCAACGGCACGATCGTGATGATCGCGGTGACGTGTTTTGTCTCACCGATGGTCACCGAGCGTTTCGGGCGCAAGATGGCGCTGGCTCAGGAGGAGCAAGGCGGCAGTGGCGAAGATGAAGCGCCGCAGCGTTTTCTGGTGCCCCTGGCCAACGCCGCGCACGCCCAGGCGCTGCTCGACTTTACCTTTCTGGTGCGCGAGCACGGCTCGGAGGAGCCGGTCTTTCCACTCTCGGTTGTGCCCGAGGAGGGAGACACCGCCCAGGCGATTGCGAGCGCCGAGCGCATGCTCTCGGCGGCGGTGGTGCACGGGGCCTCGGCCGAGGTGCCGGTGGTGCCGGTGACGCGGGTGGCCCATAACCTGGCCTCGGGCATCGCGCGCGCGGTGATGGAGCGGCGCGTCTCCGATCTGGTGGTGGGTTGGAGCGGCCCCGATCTTTCGAGCTCGAAGGCCCGCCGCGCGAACTTCGGCGTGGTCACCGATCAGCTCCTGGCCCAGACCGAGCAGCAGGTCTTCATCAACCACCTCACCCAGCCGATCAACACCGTCAAGCGGGTGATCGTCGTCTTTCCGCCGCTGATCGAATACCACCCGGGCTACACCCGCGCGCTGCGCGACATCAAGCGGCTGACCAACGCGATGGGGGCGCTGCTCACCGGGCTCTGCCTCAAGGATGAGATGCGCCGGATTCGGGGGCGTTTTGATACGATCAAACCCGAGATCGCCTCGTCTTTTGTGGGCTTTAATACCATGGAAGATCTGGTGGCGACGCTGCAGCGCCGCGTCGAAGAGCACGATCTGCTGATCTTCTTGAGCGCGCGCCGCGGCACCCTGCCCTGGTCGCCGGAGCTCGAAGCCCTGCCGGGGCGTCTGGACGCGCTGGCCGACTACTCGATGAGCTTTCTCTTTCTCTCGGACATCGACGAGGCGCAGCTTCCGGTCACCGCCGAAGAGGAGGGGCTGGCCGAGGCGTTTAAGTTGCGGCGAGTGCGCGTGGCGATGGAGGAGCCCGAGGAACGCGAGGCGTTGAAGACGTTGTTGGTCGGCTACTTCGGCGAGGAGCGCGCCGAGACCTACTGTGAGGAGGTGGTCGATGCGCTCTTGCGCGACGATCCGGGCTTCTCGCGGGAGCTCATCGACGGGGTGATGCTGGTCAACGCGCGCAGTGAGCATGTGCACCGCCCGCTTGTGTTTGCGGCCACGCGCCGCGAGGGCTTTGAGACGCAGGCGCGCGCCGGATCGCCGGTGTATCTGATGCTGGTGGCGGTCAGCCCGCAGGAGAGTTCTTTGCAGGAGCACCTGGGGCTTTTCTCGGAGCTCGGAGCGCTGGCCACCCGGGTGGTCGACGCGCAGGCGCTGGCGCGCCTGGAGACGCCCACCGAAGTGCTCGAAGAGCTCAAACGGCTGGCGCGCGACCCGCAGACCGTCTTCCCGGACGCGCGGGATGGGGCGCTGGATCTAAGCCTGACGCGCAGCGACCTCCCCGGGTAACTCGCCACGCCCCACGCTCGACCTGCATCTTTTGAGAGGGTAACTCGCAACGCCCCACGCCCGGCCTGCATCTTTTGAGAGGGTAACTCGCAACGCCCCACGCCCGGCCTGCATCTTTTGAGAGGGTCGTTTGCACCTCAGCGCCCGCTGCGCCCTTGCACACGCCCCACACCACCCAAAAGCCGAACTTTTACAAACACTTAGAAACGACCACGCACGCACATTGAGGCCGGCCCCACGCCCAACGCCAGCGCGGGCTCATCGTCGCCGCGCGCCGATGAGACAATAAGCCAGCCAAGGCCCAGCGCGCTGGCCCCCGCCCCCACGCCCAGCAGCACCCACTGCGCGCTCTCATAGCTCTCGCCACGGCCGATAAGCTCCTCGTAGCGGGAGGGGGTCATGGTGCCGGCAGCGTTCTCGGTGGCGATGTCGTCCTCGATGCCGCGCATCGACACGACCATCGCGCCGGCGCCGCCCAGCGCCACCACTCCCACGCCCAGTGAGGAGTAGGCGCCCAGGCGCGAGCGCTTGCGGGGGGCGATCGGCGGCGCGATGGCCGCCACCCCGCGCTCCGGCCGCTCCTCGGCAACCGGACCCGCACCACCGAGCTGCGGCTGCACCGAGGGCGACGTCGCCGCGGCCCGCTGCTCGGTGGAGGCCGCCACCGCAGGAGCCGCGCTCACCTCGATGATCACCGGATCGCCCACGCCCAGCGCAACTTCTTCGACATAGGGCCGGGCGCCGGCGCGCTCAACCTCCACCCGGTAGCGCCCCTCGGGGAGCCCCTGGCGGGTGACCTGGCCATGCCCCACGATCACGCCGTCGATGCGAATGGCGTCGCCCTCCCCGGGCGCGCGAACCTCCAGGTGTGTCGTCATCTCAGCGGCGATTTCGCCAAAAACCCCTTCGATTTCTCGCCGAAACGCGAGCACCGGGTCGTCGCCGCTAAGCTCGCGTTGCACCTCCATCGCGACGCCGCTGCGGAGGCGATCAAAGATCGCCACGCTGACCACAAGCCCGCCGTCGCGACGGCGCACATCGCCCGAGATCAGCACCCGGGCATCGTTAAACTCGGCCATCTGCTCCAGACACGTCCGCGCATCGGGCTCACAGCCCAGCACCACCGCGGTCTCCTCGCGCTGCAAAGGGGTGGCGTTGACCACCTCAAAGGCCCCGACCTGCAAGGCCTGGTTTCGCAGCACCGCGCTCAGGTTGCTCAAGAGCGCCGGATCGACGCCGGCGCCTTCAAGCTCAAAGACCACCGCCTCGACCGGCTGGGCCGCAGCGGTGCCTGCCCCCACCATCATCGTCATCAGGAGCGCGAGGGCTCCGAGCACAGCACATCTC
This window of the Lujinxingia vulgaris genome carries:
- a CDS encoding PEGA domain-containing protein, with translation MLGALALLMTMMVGAGTAAAQPVEAVVFELEGAGVDPALLSNLSAVLRNQALQVGAFEVVNATPLQREETAVVLGCEPDARTCLEQMAEFNDARVLISGDVRRRDGGLVVSVAIFDRLRSGVAMEVQRELSGDDPVLAFRREIEGVFGEIAAEMTTHLEVRAPGEGDAIRIDGVIVGHGQVTRQGLPEGRYRVEVERAGARPYVEEVALGVGDPVIIEVSAAPAVAASTEQRAAATSPSVQPQLGGAGPVAEERPERGVAAIAPPIAPRKRSRLGAYSSLGVGVVALGGAGAMVVSMRGIEDDIATENAAGTMTPSRYEELIGRGESYESAQWVLLGVGAGASALGLGWLIVSSARGDDEPALALGVGPASMCVRGRF
- a CDS encoding cation:proton antiporter domain-containing protein, whose translation is MNDLLHHFETPFTDPVLIFAVVMLMLLVAPLAVRKMRLPEIIGLLMAGVIAGPNALGLLERDATFQLLGTVGLLYIMFTAGLEIDLNRFAKYRNHSLVFGVLTFLVPQTIGTLAGMYILGLEFMVAILLASMFASHTLLAYPVTSRLGVSKSNAVTATVGGTVITDTAALLVLAVVMGSTRGSLDMNFWLTLVIGLGIYVALVFWSIPRVGRWFFRKVGSEGVVEYVFVLAVVFLAAFLAELAGVEAIIGAFMAGLALNRLIPESSTLMNRIEFVGNALFIPFFLISVGMLVDVRVLFSGADALIVAATMVGAALFSKWLAALLTQKLLGYSRDEAMVIFGLSAAQAAATLAVVLVAFDVGLFDEAVLNGTIVMIAVTCFVSPMVTERFGRKMALAQEEQGGSGEDEAPQRFLVPLANAAHAQALLDFTFLVREHGSEEPVFPLSVVPEEGDTAQAIASAERMLSAAVVHGASAEVPVVPVTRVAHNLASGIARAVMERRVSDLVVGWSGPDLSSSKARRANFGVVTDQLLAQTEQQVFINHLTQPINTVKRVIVVFPPLIEYHPGYTRALRDIKRLTNAMGALLTGLCLKDEMRRIRGRFDTIKPEIASSFVGFNTMEDLVATLQRRVEEHDLLIFLSARRGTLPWSPELEALPGRLDALADYSMSFLFLSDIDEAQLPVTAEEEGLAEAFKLRRVRVAMEEPEEREALKTLLVGYFGEERAETYCEEVVDALLRDDPGFSRELIDGVMLVNARSEHVHRPLVFAATRREGFETQARAGSPVYLMLVAVSPQESSLQEHLGLFSELGALATRVVDAQALARLETPTEVLEELKRLARDPQTVFPDARDGALDLSLTRSDLPG
- a CDS encoding cation:proton antiporter → MREFLTLTIVLALLTLAQLVWPGATAAMAGDGLVAVGLMVLVAFATGEAFRRVGLPSLLGYIGAGVLLGPSFSSLMPDAYPLAIISSRLIDELAVVQLLVVALIGMLAGAKLRLADLREQARLVARITLAIALAVIPTTVIAVMLTTRIFPAHLAIFASEPLSQQLIIALFFGVLAFGLSPTITVALIQELRARGPLATAALSVVVAGEFLIFGFFAALMAGATLLASPDPVTGGSLAGMVPALLTELALSLGLGLALGVAIAAYARWVRSYLLLMVLASGVLAYLSALRVAAEPTLIFLVAGFFVQNATLRGRELVRALEQVALPVFVIYFATVAAGLDLRAAPAYVPLILVLVVVRLGALYFATRRVCARAVDTRQSLHYLPTAFIAQDAVVLVLAGVVAVNFPAWGPAFQSVVMATVIVYLSLGPIFLKTGLERSGEARRASHERRDERVLGLEEFELLEPTDLGQRLEAPRFDDAWLRGHIEDLRSALIDQAEQTFQQPIRLRRDGIIDALIELESVVDELIKGLREWDAEMRQQTPPPEAGPRLEALRGVQRTYLAQVGQVYERLLQLEGAPLTPASVEAFLSAVRAMEDKQTLYRIEREPALEQVEPSDAPWLRALKWGRRVRRRVLGAGYRNVPVGRLWSYHMELSLPVQLLRVTPPVAAQYEELWRALWQHLREVDRFLESLAEASATERDASNPPAEPDPVSGSPADETSPNAASVEARIAAFYADFSESHAELAHQTRRSAEVGLKGYGQSLEQSYHAFVRGVALAGTSQLPALVYRPSSRFASARRASSQLGDRLARQHQIIEGYRGWLKLDHQVSEFVQWSQGTRLAAERAARQTLGAGMEPLEALEQQLEELHDRARRAPLDWELAYTSELRPLLLRARRAQELRLARVRQGRYTRQLLELVEARVEQLPATIAVLSADPRRAIVAGAQHYELPLRRWVSSQVSRELALRVVDFNERAATRQEERHTLLGAIEQLLEFHLVTARRQRTRSPGNGEEGEGAPVPADLAGGEEGAGVQGIERALRALTSLRERISRDEEELVAWLISEWDRLMTRAFEPIEERRLGELQRELARQGAASFVARGESLAGELLEPLARHLGAARARAARWSDELGEELRTLLGASTLPADDAARRRALLADEPVAHSRAPSVYRRLFVPSPLDIPDFYRERGVEEQLLASARRWATGAEEVALIRGPRGSGKRTLARHLVPARIYGVVPDLREESVVTLSLSSVAREEPALSRAIVEGLGIQGAATRSFDDLRQYLQRGELRRRVIVVEDAQRLVLRTEVGVALTERFFNLVADSAQTIFWVLLMDEASADFAASHLNLDRVVTTTVSLPPADGAWLEAMILARHRVSGFGLSFEPQPRGRLERLARLQLRTPAPELVQREFFEALAAHARHNPRAALLWWLRAVRPDPGDDARLLVSPLCGAPLPVLDALSLEQRLLLAAITLHGSLSPHQAHLIVGLSQESARAELDALRRKGYLETLADNPDELQLRPGADAAIADALCRQNLI